The Panacibacter microcysteis genome includes a window with the following:
- a CDS encoding polysaccharide deacetylase family protein: MRILFYCQQTSARLSYILDFLGKQINADFVITSDEAFFTGTNTVRINYSSAALHANELHVQPHSLLFERSITPQKTDCFVWNNLTAFFKTGGDIPFDVFAASFYLLSRYEEYMPHEKDMYGRYAHTNSLAYKENFLQQPLINLWIQQLQQLLEEKFTSFHHYKNQFTFLPTYDIDIAYQYHHHPWWKSLLGFVNDTRKKPSQWLARATVLARVKKDPFNTFDWLHALHRQCQPKPVYFFLVAEKRGLYDKNLSPHNTAMQLLIKEHYEKYTTGIHPSWQSGDDENILKEEISILENICGKNVTVSRQHYIRMNLPETYRRLLSNGITKDYSMGYGSINGFRASVASSFFWYDLSKEQPTTLEIFPFCYMEANSFFEQHLTATQAAEELQQYAAIVKKVNGLLITIFHNHFITTQQEWLPWRNMYADFVKSICGDQ; this comes from the coding sequence ATGCGCATACTTTTTTACTGTCAGCAAACAAGTGCAAGGCTTTCTTACATCCTTGATTTTTTGGGCAAACAGATCAATGCAGATTTTGTTATTACAAGCGATGAAGCTTTTTTTACGGGTACCAACACAGTCAGGATCAACTATTCTTCTGCTGCCCTTCATGCAAATGAACTACATGTGCAGCCACACTCATTGCTATTCGAACGAAGCATTACACCACAAAAGACAGACTGCTTTGTCTGGAATAATCTTACAGCTTTTTTTAAAACAGGTGGCGATATACCTTTCGATGTTTTTGCCGCATCATTTTACCTGCTTTCCCGCTACGAAGAATATATGCCGCATGAAAAAGACATGTATGGCCGGTATGCACACACAAACAGCCTTGCATATAAAGAGAATTTCCTGCAGCAACCTTTAATCAATCTCTGGATTCAGCAACTGCAACAACTATTGGAAGAAAAATTTACATCATTCCATCATTATAAAAACCAATTTACTTTTTTACCCACTTACGATATTGATATTGCTTACCAGTACCATCATCATCCATGGTGGAAAAGCCTGCTTGGTTTTGTAAACGACACGCGCAAAAAACCCTCTCAATGGCTTGCACGTGCAACTGTTCTGGCAAGGGTTAAAAAGGATCCGTTCAATACTTTTGACTGGCTGCACGCATTGCACAGGCAATGCCAGCCAAAGCCTGTCTATTTTTTTCTTGTAGCAGAAAAACGGGGTTTATACGATAAGAACTTATCGCCACACAATACTGCCATGCAGTTGCTGATAAAGGAACATTATGAAAAATATACAACCGGCATTCATCCATCCTGGCAAAGTGGCGATGATGAAAATATTTTAAAGGAGGAGATAAGCATATTGGAAAATATATGCGGTAAAAATGTTACTGTAAGCCGGCAGCATTATATAAGAATGAATTTGCCGGAAACCTATCGCCGACTTTTATCAAATGGCATAACAAAAGATTACTCTATGGGTTATGGCAGCATTAATGGTTTCAGGGCTTCTGTAGCATCTTCTTTTTTTTGGTACGATCTTTCAAAGGAGCAGCCAACGACCCTGGAAATATTTCCCTTCTGTTACATGGAAGCAAACTCTTTTTTTGAACAGCATCTTACGGCAACGCAGGCTGCGGAAGAGTTACAGCAATACGCCGCTATTGTTAAAAAAGTAAACGGGTTGCTTATTACCATTTTTCATAACCACTTTATTACAACGCAGCAGGAATGGTTGCCATGGAGAAACATGTACGCTGATTTTGTAAAAAGTATTTGCGGCGATCAATAA
- a CDS encoding LutB/LldF family L-lactate oxidation iron-sulfur protein — translation MIETASSFIAKSTIKAADMDHRRKINFNIGKYNAVVPVGKQQFADVAVARERAKNAKWRAIENLDTYLEEFENKITARGAKVIWAEDAAEALREIEAICRRKKCKTLVKSKSMVTEEIHLNHHLESLGIESVETDLGEYIQQLDGEPPYHIVTPAMHKSKEDVAKLFAEKLGVQPNLTPEQLTIVARQKLREKYVQAEVGVTGANFILADVGGIAVTENEGNARLSCAFPKTHIVVVGIEKVIPSINDLALFWPLLATYGTGQRVTVYNTIVTGPKQPGETDGPEEMYVILLDNGRTNLLMNAKTREALYCIRCGACLNACPVYKNIGGHAYETTYSGPIGSVITPHLKGIEQYKHLSYASSLCGNCTEVCAVKINLHELLLENRHEAVAEGDSSLSERIAWRVWKQASLNRKMMNMGNGNVKNWVVNKVFKGWTTHRSNLNFSAKTFNEMWKEQESQ, via the coding sequence ATGATAGAAACAGCATCATCCTTTATAGCAAAAAGCACGATCAAAGCGGCCGACATGGATCACCGCCGCAAGATCAATTTCAATATTGGTAAATACAATGCAGTGGTGCCGGTAGGTAAACAACAGTTTGCTGATGTTGCTGTAGCCAGGGAACGTGCAAAAAATGCCAAATGGCGCGCTATCGAAAATCTCGATACTTACCTGGAAGAATTTGAAAATAAAATAACAGCAAGGGGTGCAAAAGTAATTTGGGCCGAAGATGCAGCAGAAGCTCTCCGGGAGATTGAAGCCATTTGCCGCCGCAAAAAATGTAAAACCCTTGTAAAAAGTAAGAGTATGGTTACAGAAGAAATTCATCTTAACCATCACCTCGAATCTTTGGGCATCGAAAGTGTGGAAACAGATCTTGGCGAATATATTCAACAGTTAGACGGTGAGCCTCCTTATCATATTGTTACACCGGCCATGCATAAAAGCAAGGAAGATGTAGCAAAATTATTTGCTGAAAAATTAGGCGTTCAACCAAACCTTACGCCTGAGCAGCTCACGATCGTCGCAAGACAAAAACTGCGCGAAAAGTACGTACAGGCAGAGGTTGGTGTAACCGGTGCAAATTTTATTCTTGCAGATGTAGGCGGCATAGCTGTTACAGAAAATGAAGGCAACGCAAGGTTAAGCTGCGCATTTCCAAAAACACATATTGTTGTTGTAGGTATAGAAAAGGTAATCCCTTCCATTAACGATCTCGCTTTGTTCTGGCCACTGCTTGCAACTTATGGCACCGGCCAGCGTGTTACTGTTTACAATACAATTGTTACCGGCCCTAAACAGCCGGGTGAAACGGACGGGCCGGAAGAAATGTATGTTATTTTACTCGATAACGGTCGCACCAACCTGCTCATGAACGCCAAAACAAGAGAAGCATTGTATTGCATACGTTGCGGCGCCTGTTTAAATGCCTGCCCTGTTTATAAAAATATTGGCGGTCATGCTTACGAAACCACGTACAGTGGCCCTATTGGCAGTGTAATTACGCCCCACCTCAAAGGCATTGAGCAATACAAACACCTTAGTTACGCCTCTTCGCTGTGTGGTAACTGTACAGAAGTTTGTGCCGTAAAGATCAACCTGCACGAGCTGCTGTTGGAAAACAGGCACGAAGCAGTTGCCGAGGGCGATAGCTCTTTGTCCGAACGCATTGCTTGGCGCGTCTGGAAACAGGCAAGCCTTAACCGCAAAATGATGAATATGGGTAATGGCAATGTAAAAAACTGGGTGGTAAACAAGGTATTCAAGGGCTGGACTACGCATAGAAGCAACCTTAATTTCAGCGCAAAAACTTTCAACGAAATGTGGAAAGAGCAGGAGAGCCAATAA
- a CDS encoding DUF3109 family protein, producing MIAIDNKLISDEVIEEQFVCDLSRCKGGCCEDGDAGAPLEHDELDELINNYHIIEPYLTSEGKAVINKYGKYTYDTSFGWVTPTIKGEMCAYGYRDAKGILKCAIEQAYNDGKLGWKKPISCHLFPIRIKKSKQDSDLEYVNYEPREDLCAAACKLGKQLKVPVYLFLKESIIRKYGQEFYDTLAATAAHLNNGGQ from the coding sequence ATGATAGCAATAGACAATAAACTTATCAGCGACGAGGTAATAGAAGAGCAGTTTGTTTGCGATCTCTCCAGGTGCAAAGGCGGTTGCTGCGAAGACGGAGACGCAGGCGCGCCACTGGAGCATGATGAACTGGATGAGCTGATAAACAATTATCATATTATAGAGCCCTATCTTACCAGCGAAGGAAAAGCTGTAATCAACAAATATGGCAAATACACATACGATACTTCATTTGGCTGGGTTACGCCAACCATAAAAGGAGAAATGTGTGCATACGGCTACCGCGATGCAAAAGGAATTTTAAAATGTGCCATAGAGCAGGCTTATAACGATGGCAAACTAGGTTGGAAGAAACCAATCAGTTGTCACCTCTTCCCCATTCGCATTAAGAAAAGTAAGCAAGACTCCGATCTCGAATATGTAAATTATGAGCCACGGGAAGATCTGTGCGCTGCAGCATGTAAATTGGGTAAGCAGCTAAAAGTGCCGGTATATCTTTTCCTTAAAGAATCCATCATACGCAAATATGGGCAAGAGTTCTATGACACACTTGCCGCAACTGCCGCCCATCTGAACAATGGCGGGCAATAG
- a CDS encoding DMT family transporter, with the protein MQTSIKNKAYLSLTATSIIWGTTWVASRIGVEDVPGLQVSYLRQFLAGCILLTFYFIKGEKLPTWPQFRWLFVLSIFMFVLANGFSTWSVKYIPSGLASLISALAPIFVVLIDLVFFRQFKNSGLTYVGLFIGFAGVGLVFYENAFHQQPEGYFLGVIYGLIAMLAWSIGTIFLTRNKYNVNPYYAMGWQMFLSSFMIFALAKVTGNDIPVSEVPLKTWGAIAYLIIAGSVFAFAAFIYSIKHLPVAIASLYAYINPIVAMICGTLILDEPFTLNLLLGAVVTLVGVYLVNYSVKKV; encoded by the coding sequence TTGCAAACAAGCATAAAAAATAAAGCCTATCTCTCCCTTACCGCAACCAGTATAATATGGGGCACCACGTGGGTTGCCAGCAGAATTGGTGTAGAAGATGTTCCGGGTTTACAGGTATCATACCTGCGCCAGTTTCTTGCCGGTTGTATACTACTTACTTTCTACTTTATTAAAGGAGAAAAACTACCAACATGGCCACAGTTCAGGTGGCTCTTTGTGCTATCCATCTTCATGTTTGTATTGGCAAATGGTTTTAGTACCTGGAGCGTAAAATATATACCCAGCGGGCTGGCATCACTCATCAGTGCGCTTGCGCCCATTTTTGTGGTGCTGATCGACCTGGTATTTTTCAGGCAATTCAAAAATTCAGGCCTCACTTATGTTGGTCTTTTTATCGGCTTTGCGGGTGTAGGATTGGTGTTTTATGAAAACGCTTTTCACCAGCAACCGGAAGGATATTTTCTCGGTGTTATTTACGGCCTTATTGCCATGCTTGCATGGAGTATTGGCACCATCTTTTTAACACGCAATAAATACAACGTAAACCCATACTATGCCATGGGCTGGCAAATGTTTCTCAGCTCATTTATGATATTTGCTCTTGCAAAAGTTACCGGCAATGATATACCCGTTAGTGAAGTGCCTTTAAAAACCTGGGGCGCTATTGCCTACCTTATTATTGCGGGTTCCGTATTTGCCTTCGCCGCATTTATTTACTCCATCAAACATTTACCTGTTGCTATTGCTTCTTTATACGCTTACATCAATCCTATCGTAGCGATGATCTGCGGCACCCTTATACTAGATGAACCTTTTACATTAAACCTTCTTTTAGGAGCGGTGGTAACTTTAGTGGGCGTGTACCTTGTTAATTACAGTGTAAAAAAAGTATAG
- a CDS encoding ComEC/Rec2 family competence protein yields MKTNVFLLFCIGCCGAILLLVYSILPRFLKYKLSTLQGVLILLLFFITGAVAVYIKDVRNDAVFFGNYSNEGIPMLVKLEEPIVTKERSYKALASVKLVKHDQTWKSTTGNILLYFKKDSAATKLTYGSRLIITKPLQQIKNNGNPGAFHYSRYCLFHGITAQVYLNENDYTLVANTEEYWLDRYRFKLRDAAIATLQEYIPGVAAQGVAEALLIGYREDLDKDLVQAYSNTGVVHIIAISGLHLGMIYALLVWLFKRFSRFRFVKWLRPVVILLVLWAFTLVAGAAPSIMRSAVMFSFIVLGETIGRRTNMYNTLAASAFCMLISDPFMLWDVGFLLSYAAVISIITFRKPIYNWLFYQNKLLNGLWGLTSVTLSAQVLTIPIVVFYFHQFPNFFLVTNFVAVPLSGIILYGEILLLIIAPIIPLAKFIGYLLGYMLTAMNGYIENINALPVAVWNNLQLSVTETWLLYGVFVCVAAWLMLKRNKMLIAALSFACAYSIILSADYIKTNGQQKLVVYNVNKHTAIDLLQGDSFHFSGSDDLRQDGFLRNFHLKPARVLYRANIPGKPLITANSIYTIHHKKVLWLSSNITAHSTAAKIPVDILVISANRKIDMNQLQQAFDAKLIIFDSSNPLWKIQQWKKDCDSLHLRFHSIPGSGAFVMDL; encoded by the coding sequence ATGAAGACAAATGTGTTCCTGCTGTTTTGTATTGGTTGCTGTGGGGCAATTTTACTGCTGGTATATTCCATTTTACCGCGCTTCCTGAAATATAAGCTGTCCACTCTTCAGGGCGTCTTGATACTCTTGCTGTTTTTTATCACCGGTGCGGTTGCTGTATACATAAAAGACGTACGGAATGATGCCGTATTCTTTGGCAACTACAGCAACGAAGGTATTCCTATGCTTGTAAAACTTGAAGAACCCATTGTTACAAAAGAACGTTCCTACAAGGCGCTGGCCAGCGTAAAACTGGTAAAGCACGACCAAACCTGGAAAAGTACCACAGGAAATATCCTGCTCTATTTTAAAAAAGACAGCGCCGCTACAAAACTTACCTACGGCTCCAGGCTTATCATAACCAAACCTTTACAGCAAATAAAAAACAACGGCAACCCGGGCGCATTTCACTACAGCCGTTACTGCCTTTTTCATGGTATTACAGCGCAGGTTTATTTAAATGAAAATGATTATACGCTGGTTGCCAACACGGAGGAATACTGGCTGGATAGATATCGCTTTAAGCTAAGAGACGCAGCCATTGCTACATTGCAGGAATACATACCTGGCGTTGCCGCGCAGGGTGTGGCAGAGGCGCTGCTTATCGGTTACCGGGAAGATCTTGATAAAGACCTGGTACAGGCGTATAGCAATACGGGGGTTGTACATATCATTGCCATCAGTGGTTTACACCTTGGAATGATCTATGCACTGCTGGTATGGCTTTTCAAAAGATTCAGCAGGTTTCGCTTTGTGAAGTGGCTGCGCCCTGTAGTTATATTATTGGTGCTTTGGGCATTTACGCTGGTAGCCGGCGCGGCGCCGTCAATCATGCGATCGGCGGTGATGTTTTCATTTATTGTACTTGGCGAGACCATTGGCCGTAGAACAAACATGTATAACACACTGGCAGCATCCGCTTTCTGCATGCTCATCTCAGATCCTTTTATGCTTTGGGATGTAGGTTTCCTGCTTTCTTATGCAGCGGTAATAAGCATCATTACATTTCGCAAACCCATATACAACTGGCTGTTCTATCAAAATAAATTACTCAACGGTTTATGGGGCCTTACATCAGTTACCCTGTCGGCACAGGTATTAACCATTCCAATTGTGGTATTCTATTTTCACCAGTTTCCTAATTTTTTCCTGGTAACAAACTTTGTTGCAGTACCACTCTCCGGAATAATACTTTACGGCGAAATTTTGTTGCTGATTATAGCACCAATTATACCGCTGGCAAAATTCATTGGCTACCTCCTGGGCTATATGCTTACAGCCATGAACGGTTATATTGAGAATATTAATGCTTTACCCGTGGCAGTATGGAACAACCTGCAATTGTCTGTTACAGAAACCTGGCTGTTATATGGCGTATTCGTCTGCGTTGCAGCATGGCTGATGTTGAAAAGAAACAAAATGCTGATAGCAGCGTTATCATTTGCATGCGCCTATTCCATTATACTTTCTGCTGATTATATCAAAACAAACGGGCAACAAAAGCTGGTTGTTTACAATGTAAATAAACATACAGCTATCGATTTACTGCAGGGCGACAGCTTTCATTTTTCCGGGAGTGATGATCTGAGGCAGGACGGTTTTTTACGCAACTTTCATCTTAAACCAGCAAGGGTCTTGTACCGGGCCAATATACCCGGTAAACCGTTGATCACCGCCAACAGTATCTATACAATCCATCACAAAAAAGTGCTTTGGCTATCTTCAAACATTACGGCACACAGTACTGCGGCAAAAATACCTGTTGATATCCTGGTCATTTCTGCCAACCGAAAAATTGATATGAACCAGCTACAACAGGCATTTGATGCAAAGCTGATCATTTTCGACAGCAGCAACCCGCTGTGGAAAATACAACAATGGAAAAAAGATTGCGACAGCCTACATTTGCGCTTCCATTCAATACCCGGTAGCGGTGCCTTTGTAATGGATCTTTAG
- the purH gene encoding bifunctional phosphoribosylaminoimidazolecarboxamide formyltransferase/IMP cyclohydrolase, whose product MQKKIQSALISVFYKDGLEPLVKTLSKSGVTIYSTGGTQKFIEDLGISCVPVESLTTYPSILGGRVKTLHPAVFGGILGRRNVEQDLNEMKAYNIPEIDLVIVDLYPFEETLRTTSEEKLIIEKIDIGGPSMIRAAAKNFRDLVVVAAKDDYAGLVELLESQQGETSLEQRKAFAAKAFEVVMNYDIAINNYFNGTILKPLGHKQSMRYGENPHQQASFYGDLTEVFTQLNGKELSYNNLVDVDAAVQLIQEFTDTTFAIIKHTSVCGVAARATVKESWDAALAGDPESAFGGVLVCNGAIDKATAEAINEIFFEVLIAPSFDEDALAILKSKKNRILLVLKNDSAKLTMQFKSVLNGTLVQSTDEGNYTEWKEVGGRQTTAAEKDDLTFANIVCKHLKSNAIALIRNKQLVGKGCGQTSRVDSLRQSITKAKQFNFDLQGAVLASDAFFPFNDCVQIAHAEGIEAFIQPGGSVRDKDSIEYCVQHNLAMVMTGMRHFKH is encoded by the coding sequence ATGCAAAAGAAAATTCAGTCTGCATTGATCTCTGTTTTTTACAAAGACGGTCTTGAACCACTGGTTAAAACATTAAGTAAATCAGGTGTAACCATTTACTCTACCGGCGGTACACAAAAATTTATTGAAGACCTTGGTATAAGCTGTGTTCCTGTCGAAAGCCTTACCACGTACCCTTCTATACTCGGAGGCCGCGTAAAAACATTGCATCCTGCAGTGTTTGGTGGCATTCTTGGCAGACGCAATGTAGAGCAGGATTTAAACGAAATGAAAGCGTACAACATACCGGAAATTGACCTGGTAATAGTTGACCTCTACCCTTTTGAAGAAACACTGCGTACCACCAGTGAAGAAAAACTGATCATTGAAAAAATTGATATCGGCGGGCCGTCAATGATTCGCGCAGCGGCTAAAAATTTCAGGGATCTTGTAGTGGTTGCAGCAAAAGACGATTATGCCGGTCTTGTAGAACTACTGGAAAGTCAGCAGGGTGAAACCAGCCTGGAACAGCGTAAAGCTTTTGCTGCAAAAGCATTTGAGGTGGTAATGAATTATGATATTGCCATCAACAATTATTTCAATGGCACCATCTTAAAACCTCTGGGGCATAAACAGTCTATGCGTTATGGTGAAAACCCACACCAGCAAGCATCTTTCTATGGCGATCTTACTGAGGTGTTTACCCAACTAAACGGGAAAGAACTTTCTTACAACAACCTTGTTGATGTTGATGCTGCTGTGCAACTCATACAGGAATTTACAGATACCACTTTCGCAATCATCAAACATACCAGTGTGTGCGGCGTAGCTGCAAGAGCTACCGTAAAAGAAAGCTGGGATGCTGCACTTGCCGGCGATCCTGAAAGTGCATTTGGCGGTGTACTTGTTTGCAACGGTGCTATTGATAAAGCAACTGCTGAAGCAATCAATGAAATATTCTTTGAAGTATTGATTGCGCCTTCTTTCGATGAGGATGCACTTGCCATTTTAAAAAGCAAGAAGAACAGGATTTTGCTGGTATTAAAAAATGATAGTGCAAAACTTACCATGCAGTTCAAATCTGTACTAAACGGTACGCTGGTGCAGAGCACAGATGAAGGAAATTATACAGAATGGAAAGAAGTTGGCGGCAGGCAAACAACGGCAGCAGAAAAAGACGACCTTACTTTTGCAAACATTGTTTGCAAACATCTCAAAAGCAATGCCATTGCGTTGATCAGGAACAAACAGCTTGTAGGCAAGGGCTGCGGGCAAACAAGCCGCGTAGATTCTTTACGCCAGAGCATTACAAAAGCCAAACAATTCAATTTTGATCTGCAGGGCGCTGTACTGGCCAGCGATGCATTCTTTCCGTTTAACGATTGTGTGCAAATTGCACATGCAGAAGGCATAGAAGCTTTTATACAGCCTGGTGGTTCTGTGCGCGACAAAGACAGCATTGAATATTGTGTACAGCATAACCTTGCCATGGTTATGACCGGCATGCGGCATTTTAAACATTAA